The genomic segment AAATCGTATCGGACAGAGCCGCGTAATCGCTTAGCTTAGCGCCGGCGGTTAGCTCGCCAATCGAGTTATCGAGCGGCAAAATACCGTCGTTTAGATCGCCTAAACCAAGCTCCTTTGCCGAGCAGATCATGCCGTAGCTTTTTACGCCTCTTAGATCAACCTCGTTGATTGTCGCGCCGTTTGGCAGCCTCGCGCCGATTAGGGCGACGGGGACAAACATTCCCGCCTCTACGTTCTTGGCTCCGCACGCGATCGTAAGCGTTTGCCCGCCCGCGTCAACCTCGCAAACGCTTAATTTGTCCGCGTCGGGGTGTTTCTTACGGCTTACGATCTTGCCTACTACCGCCCTCTCGTCAAAGGTTATCTTTCTTGCGCTCGCAACTTCGTGTCCGATTCGCACAAAGGTTTGCGCAATCGTTTCGTCGCTTACGTCATCAAGCGGTAAAAACTCGCTTAGCCACGCTCTAGTTACAATCATATAAACCGCTCCAACAGATCGAGATCGCCCTCGTAAAGCGATCTTAGATCGCCTACGCGGTATTTCAACGTGGCGAGCCGCTCAACGCCCATACCAAAGGCGTAGCCGCTTACGTTCTTATAGCCGACCGCCTCAAAAACGTTAGGATCGACCATACCGCAACCTAGCACCTCCAGCCAGCCGGTGTTTTTGCACATTCGGCAGCCCTTGCCCCCGCAAAATATACAACCTACGTCAACCTCCGCGCTCGGCTCCGTGAAAGGGAAGAAGCTAGGGCGAAAGCGCACGGGAAAATCGCCGAAAAAGCTATTGAGAAAATCCTCTAATATATGCTTAAGATTGGCGAAGCTGATCGCGCCTTTCTCATCGACGGCAAGCCCCTCGACTTGATGAAACATCGGCGTATGCGTTAGATCGTAGTCGCGGCGGAATACCGCGCCCGGCGCAATCATCTTGATAGGCGGTTTCTCGCCTAGCATCGTATGGATTTGCACGTTAGAGGTGTGCGTGCGAAGCACCATGCCGTCGTTCATATAGAAGGTATCCTGCATTTCGCGCGCGGGATGGTGCTTTGGCAGATTAAGCGCCTCGAAATTATGAAACTCGTCGTCGATCAAAGGACCGTTCTTAAGCTCGAAGTTCATTCCCAGAAAGTATTCGACAATCTCCTCCATAGCGCGGTTTATGGGGTGAAGCGCCCCGCTACGATCGGAAAAGTCAAAGAGCGTAACGTCAATCGCCTCTTTGGAGGTTTTTAATTCAAGCTCCGCGTTCTCCAGAGCGGCTTTGCGCTCCGCGATCGCGTTTGCGAGCTCCTCTTTTTGGCGGTTAAGATCGGCGGCGATC from the Helicobacteraceae bacterium genome contains:
- the pheS gene encoding phenylalanine--tRNA ligase subunit alpha, with amino-acid sequence MNHVERIKSAPTIDALEKLRVELLGRKSAISEGFAALKNAAQEQRVKIAADLNRQKEELANAIAERKAALENAELELKTSKEAIDVTLFDFSDRSGALHPINRAMEEIVEYFLGMNFELKNGPLIDDEFHNFEALNLPKHHPAREMQDTFYMNDGMVLRTHTSNVQIHTMLGEKPPIKMIAPGAVFRRDYDLTHTPMFHQVEGLAVDEKGAISFANLKHILEDFLNSFFGDFPVRFRPSFFPFTEPSAEVDVGCIFCGGKGCRMCKNTGWLEVLGCGMVDPNVFEAVGYKNVSGYAFGMGVERLATLKYRVGDLRSLYEGDLDLLERFI